The genomic DNA CGGAGGTAGTAGAGTCGGGAGGCCGAACTGAGGACGAGGTTGAAAGCGCCGGCCGCGGGGGAAGTATCTTCCTGAAGAATTTGCTTGTATCTTCATCGGAATCCGAGGTGCTACCGGCAATTTTTGGCTCTAGAAATACAAAAAGAAACTTAGTAATCGGTAGAGGGTGTACAGAAAATAGTACTTACCAGGAGACGCAATTGCCATAGCCGTGTCACCCATTTTGAATGTCACATTTGCGGCAGATACCATACTGGTATTGTAGTCCGCTTCCTTGGTTGCATCTTCATCATTGCTAGAGTCCGCATCCACGACACGGTTGGCCGCATTGGTTGCCTCCGTCATTTCGTGATCGCCAGTGGCAACTTGATTGAGATCGTCCGGGTTTGCCGCTAACCCTTTAACCAACTTTCGATGCTTATAGTTGGCATTCTTGAGAATCGATTGCATGAAGCCCTGGATCggccaattgcctttgtagATCCTAAATTTGGGAATAAACTTGTAGGTCTAATTAAGGAAAGTTGGGGACGTTGAGCAAATATCATGACGGTGAAATTATGGCTGCATTTACCTTCTGAATAACCCATGTAATATTATCTCCTTCTTGGTCTTGGAAACATATTGTTGTATTGAGTTTCTTGAAAACCAGGCGCTTTATGATACTCTTTAATTAAGCACCAGCCCATGAGTTCGTAATATTAATGGGACTCTTTTAGTGGACTTACAAAGATAAATTGGTACTCGGCTGGAGTTACGCCAAAAATATCCTTCAGAGCCGCTGGCCACCCGTACTTCCCCTTCCTCCCGACTGTTCCCTTAGGCTTCTTCATGTACCTCATCTGTATTGGTGGACGGATAAGCTTTGAAGACTTGTGACGCGGAGAAGGTACGGCAATGAGGGGAGAACGAGTAGACCGGAAAGGAGACCGAGAGGGCCGGTAGGGAGAACGAGGGGACCGGTAGGGAGAGTAGGGTACTGATGAGTGGGCAGTCCCAGGCCTCACAGTCAATCTTGTTGTAGCCGTTGGTTTGGCCGCAGCCACAGGTTTTGCCATAGTCGCTGGTTTTGCTGTTGTTTGGTTTGCCAGAGTTATCTTGCTCGGGGCTACAGTCCCAGTTAGTAACATGCATAGTTGATAATAATCCAATCCATATACCTGGCGGCGCAATAGGTTGTATCTCGTAGCCTAAGGATAGTAGTCAAAAAATCACCAAGTCAGCACCGATCAAGAACGTCATTGATACTTACCTTGGGCAGCAAGATATACCTGAATCTTTGCAAGCTCAGTTGGGCTGAGATCTTCTCTAGACATTTTGCACAATGCAAAGTATCAGAGGGGGGATCTTGGGGGACTTGAGAATGGTGAAGGTCAAGTGTAGGAAAACAGAGCTGCGGAGCTGTGAAACAGTGCTAGTTAAAGGGAAAGGGATGCCACCGTTAGTACTCGAAAGAAGTGTCAACGGTGATTCCCTAACTGACACTTTCCTTGAGTACTGAAAGGGTAAAATTCTTTTGATTTGATCAGTCCACTTAAACAATCGTCAAAATTATGACCAGCCTACTAGTCCCACACTTAAGTTGTACACGCGTGTTTTCCTTGTAGCAATGGCAAGTATTATTAACAAGGATAGTTAGATTATAACAAGTGGTACATATATAAGAAATGGAATAATTGGTAGAAACAAGAAAGCTGCGCATATACGGGTATGGAAGGGGGGGCAAAAAGCAAGATGAGTTGGGGCCCAGGTGCTTGGATGTCTAAGGCACCCTCCGTCTAGTTTACCTCCTGGCAACAAGACAGGATCCCTTCAAATAAGTGTGGTTAGCTCATAGATTGCCCAAGTAATAGCTAGACGAGTGGTATCGGGACTAGCGGACATATACGAACCAATTTTCCCCAGGAGCTCTTTATTGGTAAGGTGGTCTTCAGGACTGGCGCTGGCATTACTGTAACAGCTAGTGTAGTATAGAGAGCAAGGCTGGTTATGGTCAAGGGATGGATGTGTGGTGACGCACTAATAGATCTAAGGCCGTAGCTGATGGTGCACTCATATGGTACTGTGCAAGGGTGGAGAAAGCGTGTAGGTGCTGTGCTCCTCGTGCCCCAAAGAGTTCTGGATCAATGATGAGTGTAGTTAGCTGACAGCATAAAGCGTGCTGATAATACGTACTTTTAAGCCCTTGTGTGCACACTCGTTGCTGGGTCCAAGAGCTGCGATTAGGAGCAATAGTGGTGTTTGGGATGTGAACAATAGAAAACCCTGTCCTTTGAGCATGTTTTTGAGAAATTGGGAGTAtatatcaaaaaaaaaagctcaCAAAGGAACAATCTGGACCAGCTATAGCAAGCTTCGAGGTTGCCCGTGGAGGTTTGGACGGTAGGGGAAAGGCAACAATTTAGTCAGGTGACACAAAGCGACTTCAACTTTTGCACTAGTATAAGACCCCCACCGTCTGCGTATCATTTTGACACAGCTCTGGCTTCACTTGAACAGCTTGTATACACTTGAAATGAGCGATACCAGCAAAGTTCTTCAAAATTGCCCATGCTGCGGCAACCTACTTGGTCCCCAACAAATCGAGCGACACCTGCAGCTAACTGTCGCCACAATGGACCTTGACTCAGAGTCGGACtcagacaacaacaacaacaacagcttCGACATGGGGGTTGAAATTGCGCATTACAAAGAGAATGACCTGTTACCCGCCAATGTAGATTTTTCCGAATTAGAAGGTGCGTTCAATGTTAGTTTCAGTATATGTTATTGCTCATGTTTTTACTTAGACCCCCCGCAACAAAACCCAGGAGACCTGGGCCATTTCAAAATGCCCAGTCTATCTCTTGGTAAGTAGGCTTAATGTCTGTCTATTTTTTCTCTGCCAAGTACTAACACTGAAATCCTAGATGAGCCCCCACTACCGCACAACCTCATTCATCATAATCCGCCCGTAAACATACAAACATGGCCCGACCCGCCTTCAGACGACCCCGACTCCAACTTAGAAGATGAGCTAGAGCTTAGTTGTCAAATTATCAATGGCCCTGATCGCGACCCCGAGTACGTTGAACGGGACAATGTTGATGTCCCCCATGTCGACCCCGATGACGAGCCCAGGCTCACCGAGGAGGAGATGCGCGAGGCGCTGGAATTCAATTTTGGCGATATGCTTGACAATGAATGGGTTGAAATGTGTAAGTAAATAATCCCCTCCCCCGACACACTTCAGCGCTAATCAACCAGCTTACTTTCAGACTCTTGTTCATTGTCAGATCACAATCGCCGAACTCTTCAGCTCTTAGCCACTTGTATTTGCTCCCATTTCTCGCGTCAAACGTGGGACAACCTTTGATTTGGGGCCTGTTTGGAGCTGGAGTTCCCAAGCGAATTCATTGCGTACCGCCGGCTCCAAATCCTCTCAGGGCTCGAAACTTGTGTTTACGACTGTTGCATCAACTCCTGTGTATGCTACTTGGGCAAGTACCAGGAACTTGACAAATGCCCGTTCTGTCAAGAGCCTCGGTGCAACGGCAGAGGCAAAGCAAGGCGGGTCTTCCGCTACACCCCCTTAATCCCTCAGCTTCAGGGCCTTTTCCAAAACGCACAAATGGCCAAAAAACTCCGATACCGGGTTGAATCAGATGCCAAGTATAAACCACATGTTATTTTCGATGTGTTCGACAGTGACAACTACCTTAGGCTCCAACAAACACGAGTCCACCCCAACCACCCGTACCACTTTTTTGACAACCCCAAAGATATCGCTCTAGGCTTGTCGACAGATGGATTTACGTTATTTAAACGGCGTAGACGTGGGCTTTCCTGTGCTTGGCCAATTATATTGATTAACTACAACCTTGATCCTAGTATCCGCACCCACCTTGAGAACGTAATCTGCGTTGGAGTTATTCCGGGCCCAAAACAACCCAAGGACATTAACTCTTTTTTTATCCCCCTGCTCAACGAGTTACTAGAGCTTCAACAAGGTGTATCTATGCGTGGTATTTCGGCAGAGCCCGAGGGCATTCTGTATGAGTTTGTATTACGCGCATTTATAATCATCATATTTGGTGACATTCTGGCCATTTCAAAACTCATGATGATAAAAGGGCACAACGCGTTCTTGCCTTGTCGCACCTGTCTTATTGAGGGCCAGTTGTGCCAATTGAAGCAAACAGCCGTCTATTACATGCCTTTGAGGCTCCCGGGCCCAGGTCAAATACGCCAGTGGTCCCACGATGCCCTTCCAATTCGAACTCATGAACAATTCCTACGGCAATATGCCAAGCTGGGTGCGGCAAGAACACAGGCCGAGCGTGAAGAAATTGCTCGAAATTCAGGCATTAACGGGGAGCCCATATTTACGCAGCTTCGTTCAATCGACCTCCCCTCAAATTTCCCTTACGACATTATGCACTTGCTGTTTGAGAATCTTGTCCCGAATATGGTCAAACACTGGACTGGGGACTTCAAAGGACTTGACGAAGGAACCGGAACTTACAGAATATCAAAGGCCCAATGGATGATGGTTGGACTACTCACGGCTCGGGCCACTTGAACAATCCCTTCTGTGTTTGTTGGTACCCTGCCAGATATTGCTCAAGACCGGAGCTTATTCAAAGCAGAGGCTTACTCATTCTGGATACAATACTTGGCTCCAATCCTCCTCAAGGATGTCATGCCGCGAAAGTATTACAAGTAAGTAGTCTCTTTTTCTTTCATGCCCATTTTGGCTCATTCCCAGCTCCCAGCCATGTTCTTGCACTTCGCGAAATTATTTTATTATGTCTCCAATTCAAAATTACCCGCATCGAAGTCAACAAATTACAGGCAATGATAAACAATTGGGTACTCAAGTACAAAATGTACGTGAATTACTTTTTTGTGGCTTGATTCACAATTTTACTTGATTGCTAGGTACTACTACCAATATCGAACATCTCGGCTCCCCACATGCCCCCTCACCATTCACGCCCTCCTGCACATACCTTATTATATCCTACAAACTGGGCCTCTCTGGGCCTCGTGGGCCTTCGTCATGGAGAGATTCTGTGGGCGGTTATTACCAGCCGTCAGAAATCGCACTCGGCCATACATCCAACTTGATAATTATATCAAACAGCGCGCACAGCTGCAACTTGTAGCAAAAAAGTATGATATTCCCACACTCACAAAGGCTTACGTTAAGCCCAGTCACCCCAACGAGGTGCAAATGTCGACTCAGGAAATCGCTTATCCACAATGTAAGTGATAAACTTTGCTTGTATCTGTCTATGTTCGCTCAATTCCGCATTTTTCATATCGTTAGTTGATACCATAGTATTAGGACGACCTATACACTACAAAGTTACACTCGACAAAGTTTTAAAAAAGCAGCTGATCGGGTATTTTAACCTCGTGTACCCAGGACGCAAGCCACAAGACCATGTCAATAGTATCGATGCCGGCTCACTTATTCGGTACGGACAATTCTGCATTGATGATGGCGACCGGTTTCGTACCGCGATTATGGTTGATTGGGACCCGACTGCACGAGATAACTCATACATTAAGGCAGGTACAATTTCCTCCACTTCTCTTACCAGTATCTTACGTTTTTATCACACTAGTACGACCTTTGCCCAGACCAATATGCGTCCTTCAGTAGCCGACGCGACCGCCGATACGGGAAGTTCAATATGGCCGGCTGCACGATATTTATTATGTCGAATACATTGAACCGTAAGCTAGCTTTAGTTGGAATCACTTGATTTAAAGCTAATAAGAGATTTAGGGGTGATGGGAAACGTGAGCCGTACCTCCTGGCTCGTGTGACAGAATGTGTTACAGGGGGGATTGACGCATCGCGTCGTGGGACTCCTCTTGTCACGTATAATCAAGAGTTAGACCCCAGCATTATTCATCTCAAGACTATTGTTGCAGTTATAGGTAGGGTACACCTGGGAGGTAAAGAGTGGGCGATAGTTGATCGAAGTCGGGATGGCGCACGTACCCAGTTCCTCGACGTCGATGGAAATGTTGATCACGATGTAGATGATCGCTCATAACTATGTATTATAATTATAATTATATTTTGACCTACATGTATACCTATGGTGGAGACGATACATCGATCTTAGAGCCCCTTGGCACCTTACAAACTACCTCGGCACTTTTGGAAGTGTTGTGAGCACTCGGTAAAGTGCCAATTACGACTGACCCTTCTACAAGTGTCAGCTAGAAGCGTTGGTTGTACTTTCTGAAGTGTCAATCATGCTGCCCAAATCAGGACTGAATCCCAACGCAACCAGGAAGTGCCAGCGCCACTGCCGGAAAGTGTAATGGCACTTGACACTTCAGGGAAGGCCTAGACTTCCCACAGTGAGTCGTTACCTCTATACAGCATTACTTTATAtagttgtggattttcagatAGGCAagtctcttttttttttgtctgCTTACTTGTAATTTACGACTCAAAATAGGTGAATAAATGCAAATGTCCAATACAAAAATATTCAAACAACTGCCTAAAATACAACCAATTCATTCAAGTGTCCATGAGAGAAATGCTACAATTTGAGTGAGGATGGCTTGGGTTCGGCGTATTTAGTCTGAAACTCGAGCTTTAGTATGTAAATGCCACATCAATGAAGGAATATGAACCTACCATCTCGTTCTCCTTCTGTTTGAAGCCACACTTTTGGTAGGAGGTTGAGAGAACGTCAATCAGTTGGAAAATGCAAGGGGTCATGGGTGATCACAACTTACAAATGTTCTCATTGCTGTATTTCAGGATAGTCTTGTACGCGCCCTGGGCCTTGCTGATGTGAGTCAAGATGTTAATGATGCGCAGACCCAATTTCTTTCCCTGCATCTTGGGAGACACAACAATGCCTTCAATGTGTCCAACCACGCCTAACATCAATGTTAGTTGTTGTGTACACAACTTGCACACATCGGTGCATACCCAGGCTACGAATGAGCTTGTGCTCCATGAATACAGTACTCATGCCGACGATCTTGTCGTTGGATGTATCAACAATTGAGATTACATAGTAAATTCCCACTTTAAAGCAACAGATCCTATCAAGCTCTTATAGCATTCGAATGCTCCGGCCAATATCAATGCGGAGGAGCGAGCTGCAGGAGAAAAACTTTGGATGCAAAGCCAGTACGACTGGATGTGTCCATTTGCTGTCAAGTGTTTATGATCCGGTTGGAATACGAGAGTGCTACTTTGATTCATCATGCCCGGCTTAACCTGTGTATGATTGACTGGGAATAATATTATGATACGATATGAATAGAGACGTATGTACAAGAAATATAGGCTGTATTCGGCAACAAGGGAAAAATAGGCTGTACTCGATAACAAAGGAAGGATTGACAACGATACGAGATGATAGATAGGCACAATGAAAGCGTATCGCAGTTGTCTTGGCTCCCTGCTCAAGAAGGTGGATTACTCTTGGAACCCAAGCGAGATAACCGGGAGGTAGGCttctctgaggaagaagggTTTTCCAGCGAAGGTACAACTTGAATCGAGGCACTATTGACTGCCATCATTCTTCTTTGCTGAGATTTGAGAACACCTACACCGCCAGTCTGGGATACGCGGTCTACTTCGTCCATCACGGCTTGCTTGCCTTTGGCCAGAACCTTGGGCACATCCTCTTTACTCACATCCTTGAATGCACCCGACCTTACCATGGGCCTTTGGGGTGGTGCAGGTTGGTTTGAGTTGGGACCATCAGGTAGCTCGCTTGTGGAAGGTTCGGGGGCCTTGTGAGGAATAACATCGCGCTGTCGTGGACGGATGGAAGCACTGCTGTTGCTTTGAGGTGGTTGATAAGGCGTTAGCTTTGCCAAGCTCCTACTTGTCGTTGATGTGCGCCACGTTCTTGCGGGTGTGGGGTGGTAAGGAGCGGGCGCCCTCGTGTCAACCGCAGTTGCCTTGTCTTTTGCCTGGGGTGGATTCGATTTGGTGGGTGAACCAGGGCTTTGATCAAGATCATTGAGCAGCTCGTGAACAAAAGCATCAAGCAAGGACTCTCCGTGAGGATAAGGGTTCTCCTGAAGTACAGCACGGCCGTCTGATTGATACATAAGAGGTTAGTCAAGCGACCGCTACCAAAGAACAAATGAAACTACAGTATTGAGATAACTCTACTTACCAGATCCTGATCCTTGAGGAAGTACCGGTGAGGATTTGAGCGACGAAGGGCCCCCGAGGGTTGGGCCAGTGCTTCTCAAAGAATCCGCAACAGAGCCCCCTTGAGTCACCGCGGAGATATCCGGAAGATCCTTGTCCTCACCCAATCCAACGACATCAACGTCGGGATCATAGTCAGATGACAGCTCGTGACCTACCAATGGCTCAGGAGAGTGATTGTGATCCTTGCAGGCAGTTTGTGCTGCAGTGGGGGCCAAGGAATCAACAGCAGGGAGGTCTTGAGATGTGGATGGTTGAGCGGAATCAGGGGAAGGAGCGAAACTCGGCTGCTGTGTTGGCGGGTCATGCAGAACCGGAACCCGTACCGCAGCGATAGATGAGACTTCTGGGCTGGATTCCGGTGCAAAACTAACCAAAGGTAGATCAGCCAAACCTGCGGCAGTGGTAAGAGGGGCTGACTGAGTCGGTACAGGAGTATCGGATGCAACAGGGACCTGGATGGAGCTTGATGCCACGCAAGGCTCGACCGTCTCAGCTCGTAGCATAGGAGATACGATGTTAGCAATAGCTCCACCATCTTTGACATTGGGAGAG from Rhizoctonia solani chromosome 16, complete sequence includes the following:
- a CDS encoding Transposase family Tnp2 protein, producing the protein MPRKYYNHVLALREIILLCLQFKITRIEVNKLQAMINNWVLKYKMYYYQYRTSRLPTCPLTIHALLHIPYYILQTGPLWASWAFVMERFCGRLLPAVRNRTRPYIQLDNYIKQRAQLQLVAKKYDIPTLTKAYVKPSHPNEVQMSTQEIAYPQLLGRPIHYKVTLDKVLKKQLIGYFNLVYPGRKPQDHVNSIDAGSLIRYGQFCIDDGDRFRTAIMVDWDPTARDNSYIKAGTISSTSLTSILRFYHTIQYGRLHDIYYVEYIEPGDGKREPYLLARVTECVTGGIDASRRGTPLVTYNQELDPSIIHLKTIVAVIGRVHLGGKEWAIVDRSRDGARTQFLDVDGNVDHDVDDRS
- a CDS encoding GNAT family acetyltransferase; this translates as MSTVFMEHKLIRSLGVVGHIEGIVVSPKMQGKKLGLRIINILTHISKAQGAYKTILKYSNENILWLQTEGERDD
- a CDS encoding Transposase family Tnp2 protein, which produces MDLDSESDSDNNNNNSFDMGVEIAHYKENDLLPANVDFSELEDPPQQNPGDLGHFKMPSLSLDEPPLPHNLIHHNPPVNIQTWPDPPSDDPDSNLEDELELSCQIINGPDRDPEYVERDNVDVPHVDPDDEPRLTEEEMREALEFNFGDMLDNEWVEMYHNRRTLQLLATCICSHFSRQTEFIAYRRLQILSGLETCVYDCCINSCVCYLGKYQELDKCPFCQEPRCNGRGKARRVFRYTPLIPQLQGLFQNAQMAKKLRYRVESDAKYKPHVIFDVFDSDNYLRLQQTRVHPNHPYHFFDNPKDIALGLSTDGFTLFKRRRRGLSCAWPIILINYNLDPSIRTHLENVICVGVIPGPKQPKDINSFFIPLLNELLELQQGVSMRGISAEPEGILYEFVLRAFIIIIFGDILAISKLMMIKGHNAFLPCRTCLIEGQLCQLKQTAVYYMPLRLPGPGQIRQWSHDALPIRTHEQFLRQYAKLGAARTQAEREEIARNSGINGEPIFTQLRSIDLPSNFPYDIMHLLFENLVPNMVKHWTGDFKGLDEGTGTYRISKAQWMMVGLLTARAT